The genomic stretch TCCCGAAGCAGCATCAAAGGGATACTTCTTAGGGGCAGAATTGCTTAACTTCTTGGCTCCCGACAGCAGTCAAGAAACACTGACAGTTCCCATTTCAACAGAAATTACAGAACGTAGAAAAAAGGACGGTGTACTAGACCGCGACATTATTGTGAAACAGACTAAAGCTGCTCTTGACTTGTTGCGTATCAGTGATCCTGATAAAATAGTAACTCTTGGAGGAGAATGTTCTGTCAGTGTCGTTCCGTTTACCTACCTTGCAGAGAAATATAAAGATGATGTGGCAATGATTTGGATTGATGCCCATCCTGATATAACACTTCCCGGAGATATGTACAGCGGATTCCATGCCATGGCTGTTACTGCCTGCATGGGGAAAGGCGACAAGGAAATCCTTTCCAAGCTACCGGCCCAAATAGCCCCCTCAAAGATTCTGCTCGTAGGATTGCGTGATTGGGAACGTGATGAAATAAAAGTCCGCCAGAAACAATATGGTATAAAACATCTTACTCCGGAAGATGTAGCACAAAATAGTAATGCTATATATGAATGGTTAAAATCATGTGGAGCATCCCGCGTGTTAATTCATTTTGATATGGATGTGCTCGACCCTGCCGAAATTATAGCAGCCGTAGGGGTAGTTCCCGATGGAATGAAATTGGCAGAAGTGGTCCGCGTTATTAATGATATTGCCAAAGAAAAAGAAATAGTAGGTCTAACCGTTGCCGAACCGATGCCACGGATTGCTATCAGAATTAAAGAAATGTTAAATCAATTACCTTTGTTGAAATGATAAGGAACAGATAAAAAGACATTTAGAATAACCTGTCAAAATCAATTCTCCGGAGAAGTCCAATATTTTATGGGCAAAGTGGTTCTAGATTACTTTATCCTTTAAGCCAAAAAACATTTTCAGAGAGGGCAAAATCCTCCCTGAAAATGTATTTGGGTGATTGAACTATGAATGAGAATATAAAGCAAAATACTTCCAAAGCGGTGCTGCCATCAATGATTGTTTTACTTCATCATTCAATAACAACGCTTTTATTTCTTCTTCACTCAGCAAATGCACTGTCAAATCTTCAGTTTCTTCCAAATGCTGGGTGGAGATTCGTTCTACCTCCGTAGCCAGATAACAATGAGTGATATTTGTCATGGTGCTGGCATTTGCAGAGACGGTCATAAGTTTTGTCCAATTTCCATTACCATACCCTGTTTCTTCGTACAATTCGCGTTGGGCAGAAAGCAAAGGTTCTTCTCCGGTTTCACAAACTCCGGCACAAATTTCATAACGTGTTTCTTTTATTCCGTGACGGTATTGGCGTACTAATACGAATTTACCCTCTTTGGTGATAGCAATTACATTTACCCAATCAGGATATTCCAAAATATAATATTCAGGAATTTCAACTCCTGTAGGTAATTTAACCCGATCACGGCGTGCGGTCAGCCAAGGGCGGCGGATAAGATATTCACTTTCAATAATCTCCCATTTTCTATCGTCTGTGTTCATATAATAAGTTTTTTGTTTTATACTCTACATTATAAAATTTATTCTTGTTAGTGGCTTAATTGATTATATCGGCAAAGGTACATTAATCCATTTGCATTAACTATAACA from Phocaeicola dorei encodes the following:
- a CDS encoding arginase family protein — translated: MKKWLSLIILLAVNVISINAQQKNSINNQSMEKKTKTIRLIYPQWQGGDIARWITEIKDPEAASKGYFLGAELLNFLAPDSSQETLTVPISTEITERRKKDGVLDRDIIVKQTKAALDLLRISDPDKIVTLGGECSVSVVPFTYLAEKYKDDVAMIWIDAHPDITLPGDMYSGFHAMAVTACMGKGDKEILSKLPAQIAPSKILLVGLRDWERDEIKVRQKQYGIKHLTPEDVAQNSNAIYEWLKSCGASRVLIHFDMDVLDPAEIIAAVGVVPDGMKLAEVVRVINDIAKEKEIVGLTVAEPMPRIAIRIKEMLNQLPLLK
- a CDS encoding NUDIX hydrolase, which translates into the protein MNTDDRKWEIIESEYLIRRPWLTARRDRVKLPTGVEIPEYYILEYPDWVNVIAITKEGKFVLVRQYRHGIKETRYEICAGVCETGEEPLLSAQRELYEETGYGNGNWTKLMTVSANASTMTNITHCYLATEVERISTQHLEETEDLTVHLLSEEEIKALLLNDEVKQSLMAAPLWKYFALYSHS